A window of Thermoproteota archaeon contains these coding sequences:
- a CDS encoding MazG nucleotide pyrophosphohydrolase domain-containing protein, producing MRISEAQELIRKIYGERDRKRGVKGTALHLGEELGELFRSLRTSDDDNLKEEFADVLAWLLSLADLLSIDLESAFVERYGKGCPKCGSIPCRCPEV from the coding sequence ATGAGAATATCCGAGGCCCAAGAGCTGATAAGAAAGATTTACGGCGAGAGAGACCGTAAAAGAGGCGTTAAGGGAACCGCTCTCCACTTGGGGGAGGAGCTAGGGGAGCTCTTCAGGTCTCTGAGGACCTCCGATGACGACAACCTCAAGGAAGAGTTTGCCGATGTTCTCGCATGGCTGCTAAGCCTAGCCGATCTTCTCTCCATAGATTTGGAATCTGCTTTTGTTGAAAGATATGGAAAAGGATGTCCCAAATGTGGATCGATCCCCTGTAGGTGCCCGGAGGTGTGA
- a CDS encoding MBL fold metallo-hydrolase, with amino-acid sequence MRIRFRNGIELDCGGKLLLDPVRTVKDVPSLISHAHSDHVPKDVGNPLGRIIATEGTAALIRRRYGNGTMDIIHFDESVELGPLEVYAFPAGHIYGSAGFLINCGRRTIFYTGDVNPLGGLTVESPARIPSSDVLIIESTYGHPRYRFPDPHKVRTDIARWVAEEVSSGRSPVIEAYLVGKSQEVIALLNKYTNVEVVVSERVAEVSEPLRDRFGLKYKTSTDGPHVLVTHRARINGKARVTGWALFSKRRQDFPLSAHADFDGLVSIVMGTNPEKVLTVYGFSEEFAKWLKKWGIDAQPLGGEWMEL; translated from the coding sequence ATGAGAATAAGGTTCAGAAACGGCATAGAACTCGACTGTGGAGGAAAGCTGCTCCTAGACCCAGTGAGGACAGTGAAAGACGTACCTTCTCTCATATCCCACGCTCATTCTGATCACGTACCCAAGGATGTGGGGAATCCCTTGGGGCGGATCATAGCTACCGAGGGAACCGCGGCTCTCATCCGGAGGAGGTATGGAAATGGAACCATGGACATCATCCATTTCGACGAGAGCGTGGAACTGGGACCCTTAGAGGTGTATGCCTTCCCAGCTGGGCATATATACGGATCCGCAGGGTTCTTGATAAATTGTGGAAGAAGAACTATCTTTTATACAGGGGATGTGAATCCTCTCGGCGGGCTTACGGTGGAGAGTCCCGCTAGGATCCCGAGTTCGGACGTACTGATAATCGAGTCCACCTACGGGCATCCCAGATACAGGTTCCCCGATCCCCATAAGGTGAGGACGGATATAGCTAGGTGGGTCGCGGAGGAGGTGTCCTCCGGTAGATCCCCTGTCATAGAGGCATACCTAGTGGGAAAGTCTCAAGAAGTTATAGCTCTCCTGAACAAGTACACGAATGTGGAGGTCGTGGTCTCTGAAAGAGTCGCCGAGGTGAGTGAACCTCTCAGGGATAGGTTCGGGCTCAAATATAAGACTTCGACTGACGGGCCCCATGTCCTAGTCACCCATAGGGCTAGGATCAATGGGAAGGCTAGGGTGACTGGCTGGGCCCTCTTCTCTAAGAGGAGACAGGATTTCCCGCTGAGTGCCCATGCCGATTTCGATGGGCTCGTGAGTATAGTTATGGGCACCAACCCCGAGAAGGTGCTGACCGTCTATGGGTTCAGCGAGGAATTCGCTAAATGGTTGAAAAAATGGGGGATTGATGCTCAACCGCTTGGAGGAGAATGGATGGAGCTCTGA
- a CDS encoding Lrp/AsnC family transcriptional regulator has protein sequence MPRVKGITAKEIEILRKLVENGRITYTQIARELGMSPAGVMKKVRKLEELGIIKGYTALVDHAKLGKGNKYIILLETEPGKHTDVAKKVVELLGNSVLEVHEITGQYDVVLKVIAGSQSELNDILRKIQSIPGLRDTNTSLVLDTVKERPSVVPDEIPGITTKKR, from the coding sequence ATGCCTAGAGTAAAGGGAATAACCGCGAAGGAGATAGAGATATTGAGGAAACTGGTGGAGAATGGAAGGATAACCTATACCCAGATAGCCAGAGAGCTCGGAATGAGCCCTGCTGGTGTCATGAAGAAGGTCAGGAAGCTCGAGGAGCTTGGTATAATAAAGGGGTACACCGCTCTCGTTGACCACGCTAAACTCGGTAAGGGGAACAAGTATATAATCCTGTTAGAGACGGAACCAGGCAAGCACACAGATGTGGCTAAAAAAGTGGTGGAGCTCCTAGGGAACTCGGTACTTGAAGTACATGAGATAACTGGTCAGTATGATGTGGTGCTCAAGGTCATAGCTGGCAGCCAATCCGAGTTGAACGATATACTCCGGAAGATCCAGAGCATACCCGGTCTCAGGGACACGAACACATCCCTCGTCCTCGACACCGTCAAGGAGAGGCCCTCTGTGGTTCCCGATGAGATACCCGGGATTACCACGAAGAAGAGATGA
- a CDS encoding DUF2070 family protein: MRYNVALDVATERSKDLFTLPGIYSALLLNIVAVTLPWSGLHVVGAYLSSLRYLFTSALFSTTSLFSVWRSAEYFDLRRSLWTSFFVTAPLAFGVLLEGLVIPFYSLCYTSLLLASLISWSMGKSTKSKLLPFILAGEAIAVNGLSLQLLSILISSMISARLVGAVVGSITEPVIGLKGFDGVRALADIVLGDSGASLEEKLVERGVKGFASFDVIKLGESVITAIDVHPGPFRMGSHDLPRRVLARLRDRGLNPIFLRRACSHERNLASSKFTDEILEEIVRSLGKVTPCCIGEPVFTSNDGFEVGAQRFDDTLLFTVSGRPLESFEDIPHEIEGVLARELGVNVSVVDRHDSLRRDWYEMAFIDSELGQKLVRILLEVGRSALQRECRERVLVGYRWDDPGWPSVGRGGVGVVSLRVGDITASYMMIDGNNMVPELRDLIDEFAPRGVRVIVSTTDTHETISTKHRYNPVGNECRTEECLRERASYLIDLVKKSIGSMEEVKAECYRGEVEAVFMGSELMAMLSSLMGSSRLAKPLLALAMLPQIVALLLWV, encoded by the coding sequence GTGCGGTATAATGTGGCACTGGATGTTGCCACTGAGAGGAGTAAGGATCTTTTCACCCTCCCGGGGATATACTCGGCATTATTGCTCAATATTGTTGCCGTTACACTCCCGTGGAGTGGACTTCATGTAGTAGGAGCTTACCTGTCTTCCTTGAGATACCTGTTCACATCTGCTCTCTTCTCAACAACATCCTTGTTCTCAGTCTGGAGGAGCGCCGAGTATTTCGACCTGAGGAGATCCTTATGGACCTCCTTTTTCGTAACGGCACCACTTGCCTTTGGGGTTCTTCTTGAGGGATTGGTTATCCCCTTTTATTCGCTTTGCTACACGTCTCTCCTCCTTGCCTCTCTCATATCTTGGTCCATGGGAAAATCTACCAAATCTAAGTTGCTGCCATTCATCCTAGCTGGGGAGGCGATCGCTGTCAATGGACTGTCGCTCCAGCTTCTCTCGATCCTCATCTCATCGATGATCTCAGCTCGCCTCGTGGGGGCAGTTGTGGGTTCGATAACCGAGCCAGTTATAGGGCTCAAGGGATTCGATGGTGTCAGGGCTCTAGCAGATATCGTACTGGGGGATTCCGGGGCCTCTCTAGAGGAGAAGTTGGTGGAGAGGGGCGTGAAGGGCTTCGCCAGTTTTGATGTCATAAAACTAGGTGAATCGGTGATTACAGCTATTGATGTGCATCCTGGTCCATTTAGGATGGGAAGCCACGATCTCCCGAGGAGAGTCTTAGCTCGTCTCAGGGATAGGGGGTTGAATCCTATCTTTCTGAGGAGAGCATGTTCTCACGAGAGAAATCTAGCCTCATCGAAGTTCACGGATGAGATACTGGAGGAGATCGTGAGGTCATTAGGTAAGGTAACGCCCTGCTGCATCGGGGAACCGGTGTTCACCTCAAATGATGGGTTCGAGGTCGGTGCCCAGAGATTCGATGACACCCTGCTCTTCACCGTCTCGGGCAGGCCTCTAGAGAGTTTCGAAGATATCCCACATGAGATCGAGGGGGTCTTAGCTAGGGAATTGGGGGTTAATGTGTCAGTTGTGGATAGACATGATTCGCTCAGAAGAGATTGGTACGAGATGGCCTTCATTGACTCGGAACTGGGTCAGAAATTGGTCAGGATCCTTTTAGAAGTGGGGAGATCCGCCCTTCAAAGGGAATGTCGGGAGAGAGTGTTAGTGGGATACCGATGGGATGACCCTGGCTGGCCTTCCGTAGGGCGCGGAGGGGTTGGGGTGGTCAGTTTGAGGGTGGGCGATATTACCGCCTCCTATATGATGATAGACGGCAACAACATGGTCCCCGAGCTCAGGGATCTGATAGATGAGTTCGCTCCCCGAGGAGTTAGGGTGATAGTATCCACTACCGATACTCATGAGACTATCTCCACCAAGCACAGGTATAATCCGGTCGGCAACGAATGCCGTACCGAAGAGTGCCTGAGGGAGAGAGCATCCTACCTCATTGACTTGGTTAAGAAGTCGATAGGATCCATGGAAGAGGTAAAGGCTGAGTGTTACAGGGGGGAAGTGGAGGCTGTGTTCATGGGAAGCGAGCTCATGGCAATGCTCTCGTCCCTAATGGGATCAAGCAGGCTGGCCAAACCCTTGCTGGCGTTGGCAATGCTTCCACAAATTGTGGCCCTTCTCCTGTGGGTGTGA
- a CDS encoding ABC transporter permease has product MKSRDIVKFSYKAMMSRRKRAALTLLGIFLGVLTLTAVISFATGYGLALKDIFKGSSMRLIYLSAREKMFDDLDVSKIEGMEGVEAVMPLIRIPMNLTILGKSKTYVVMGVDMNYVEDVFPDIELLYGDWPPNPKEEAVVLGYKLVNELPPEEIEGLIGLNVKVSYDDTLTTRPRIYGIAAPYGTSIIADVDRSILAPIDYAMKLYVKLMGQRSYTILAIVAEDVDSVDKVVDQLSDEYGDTAFPIAMKDIQKQLDTVVNMSLLVLGAIAAMTIVVASIGIMNAMFTAVTERTRIIGVMRAMGASQRDIAISFLFEGILMSSMAIISGMLLGYGASLLLATVMGPGEMGGPHATSFVITPTLLPEHAMAIAGVTLFITILGALPPALQAARLEPAKALRFE; this is encoded by the coding sequence TTGAAGTCCCGTGACATCGTGAAGTTCTCCTACAAGGCCATGATGAGCAGGAGGAAGAGGGCAGCGCTTACCCTGCTAGGGATATTCTTGGGAGTCTTGACCCTGACTGCAGTGATATCATTCGCCACAGGTTACGGTTTGGCCCTCAAGGACATATTCAAGGGCAGCAGCATGAGACTGATCTACCTCTCAGCTCGGGAGAAGATGTTCGACGACTTGGATGTCAGCAAGATAGAGGGAATGGAGGGGGTGGAGGCTGTGATGCCTCTGATAAGGATCCCAATGAACCTCACCATCTTAGGGAAGAGCAAGACCTATGTGGTCATGGGGGTCGATATGAACTATGTCGAGGATGTCTTCCCCGATATAGAACTCCTGTATGGAGATTGGCCCCCCAACCCAAAGGAGGAGGCTGTGGTGCTGGGATACAAGTTGGTAAACGAGCTACCTCCAGAAGAGATCGAGGGTTTGATAGGACTTAATGTGAAGGTGTCCTACGACGACACACTCACGACCAGGCCAAGGATCTATGGGATCGCTGCGCCTTACGGAACGTCCATAATAGCAGATGTTGACAGATCCATACTGGCACCCATAGACTATGCCATGAAGCTCTACGTCAAGCTGATGGGGCAGAGAAGCTACACGATACTGGCAATAGTAGCTGAGGATGTGGATAGCGTGGACAAGGTGGTAGACCAACTCAGCGATGAGTATGGGGACACAGCCTTCCCTATAGCCATGAAGGACATTCAGAAGCAGCTTGACACTGTGGTCAACATGTCACTACTGGTCCTAGGGGCGATAGCTGCCATGACCATAGTGGTCGCGTCGATAGGGATAATGAACGCGATGTTCACCGCGGTTACCGAGCGTACTAGGATAATAGGGGTGATGAGGGCAATGGGCGCCTCTCAGAGGGACATAGCCATATCCTTTCTCTTTGAAGGAATTCTGATGAGCAGCATGGCCATAATATCTGGTATGCTGCTCGGATATGGGGCCTCCCTGCTCTTGGCGACCGTAATGGGTCCAGGGGAGATGGGCGGACCACATGCCACCTCCTTCGTGATAACGCCCACCCTACTACCCGAGCACGCTATGGCCATAGCTGGTGTAACCCTCTTCATCACGATATTAGGCGCCCTTCCACCCGCCTTGCAGGCGGCGAGGCTGGAACCGGCTAAGGCGCTCAGGTTCGAGTGA
- a CDS encoding ABC transporter ATP-binding protein: MQGDTVYELMDVRKRYGTRRNYVEALRGISLVVRKGEFIAVMGPSGSGKTTLLSILGLLTKPTSGTVRIFGKDVMRLTDKQATLLRRKTIGFIFQTFNLVSWLTAYENVELALAIGEYNGNRRRKIMELLSAVGLEHRANHRPTELSGGEQQRVAIARALANDPIVILADEPTGNLDTASGLQVMSILRSLVEEGRTVVMVTHDQKMAEMADRIVKIRDGKILGEVIPDVKA, translated from the coding sequence ATGCAGGGAGATACGGTCTACGAACTGATGGATGTCCGGAAGAGGTACGGAACTAGGAGGAACTACGTAGAGGCACTCAGGGGAATCTCCCTAGTTGTTCGGAAGGGGGAGTTCATTGCTGTGATGGGCCCGTCAGGTAGCGGCAAGACGACCCTACTTAGCATACTTGGTCTGCTCACGAAACCCACCTCAGGGACCGTGAGGATATTCGGAAAGGATGTAATGAGGCTCACGGATAAGCAGGCCACCCTCCTGAGGAGGAAGACGATAGGCTTCATATTCCAGACATTCAATCTGGTTTCGTGGCTCACCGCCTACGAGAACGTTGAACTGGCCTTGGCAATAGGAGAGTACAACGGCAACCGCCGGAGGAAGATAATGGAACTCCTCTCTGCCGTAGGTCTGGAGCATAGGGCCAATCACAGGCCAACCGAGCTTTCTGGTGGGGAGCAACAGAGGGTGGCTATAGCAAGGGCATTGGCGAACGATCCAATAGTCATACTCGCTGACGAACCCACCGGTAACTTGGATACGGCCTCCGGATTGCAGGTGATGAGCATACTGAGGTCCCTAGTTGAGGAGGGCCGGACGGTCGTGATGGTCACCCACGACCAGAAGATGGCCGAAATGGCCGACCGTATCGTGAAGATAAGGGATGGTAAAATATTGGGAGAGGTGATACCCGATGTCAAGGCGTAA
- a CDS encoding acetyl-CoA hydrolase/transferase C-terminal domain-containing protein, whose translation MSDRKRVSIGISGFGSSGYPKIIPKTIAELYDEGRLSAKISLLTGASAYQVDQILGERNLVERRYPYQYSPVMRKLINSGKVEFYDFHLGEWPQYLRSGFLSSKIGPLDLAVIEAVYVDERGIVPSMSVGAVDAFASEAKEVIVEVNPDIPDELIGVHDIYSPRIPPNREPIPVRDVSDRIGRDRLTVPEGKIVAIVESHGHDRGGDVGKPGPVERKIADNLLGFLEREIEEGRIPERMLPIESGVGTVQDAVMSALAEAGIRGLKAWTEVAQDSFYKMMAAGEMEYISATSLMLSPKGREFFFSNLGDFREKTILRPQSVTNDWEVIRRLGVIAMNTAVEVDIYGFVNSTHIMGTHVINGIGGSGDFARAAYMSIFITPSTRKDGRISCIVPMVSHVDHIDHDVDVIVTEQGVCDLRGKSPRERARELIENCAHPDYRDQLLEYFERAIQEVGGHMPLLHKEALSWYIRYLESGDMRAG comes from the coding sequence ATGTCCGATAGGAAGAGGGTAAGCATTGGTATAAGCGGGTTCGGTTCCTCAGGATATCCTAAAATTATTCCAAAGACGATAGCAGAGCTTTACGATGAGGGAAGGCTGTCTGCGAAGATCTCTCTACTCACGGGGGCTTCTGCCTATCAGGTGGATCAGATACTGGGGGAGAGAAACTTAGTGGAGAGGAGGTACCCCTATCAGTACAGTCCCGTGATGAGGAAGCTCATAAACTCGGGTAAAGTGGAGTTTTACGATTTTCATCTGGGAGAGTGGCCCCAGTACTTGAGATCGGGCTTCCTCAGCTCGAAGATAGGGCCATTGGATCTAGCCGTGATAGAGGCCGTTTACGTGGATGAGAGAGGAATTGTACCGTCGATGAGCGTGGGAGCTGTGGATGCGTTCGCCTCTGAGGCGAAGGAGGTCATAGTAGAGGTGAATCCAGATATACCCGATGAACTGATCGGCGTGCATGACATATACTCCCCCAGAATCCCGCCCAACCGGGAGCCCATTCCGGTGAGGGACGTGAGCGATAGAATAGGGAGGGACAGGCTAACTGTACCTGAGGGCAAAATAGTGGCCATAGTGGAGTCCCATGGTCATGATAGGGGGGGGGATGTCGGGAAGCCGGGCCCCGTGGAGAGGAAGATAGCAGATAACCTCCTTGGCTTCTTAGAGAGGGAGATTGAGGAGGGGCGCATTCCGGAGAGGATGCTGCCGATAGAGTCCGGTGTGGGCACCGTGCAAGATGCCGTGATGTCCGCGCTAGCTGAAGCCGGGATAAGGGGTCTAAAGGCTTGGACAGAGGTGGCTCAGGACTCGTTCTACAAGATGATGGCTGCTGGCGAGATGGAGTACATTTCAGCAACTTCTCTGATGCTTTCACCCAAGGGAAGGGAATTCTTCTTCTCCAACCTAGGAGATTTCAGGGAGAAGACCATCTTAAGGCCTCAATCCGTCACCAACGATTGGGAGGTAATCAGGAGGTTAGGGGTTATAGCCATGAACACTGCCGTGGAGGTGGACATCTACGGATTCGTTAACAGCACCCACATCATGGGTACGCATGTGATAAACGGTATAGGAGGGTCTGGTGACTTCGCCAGAGCCGCTTACATGAGCATATTCATAACGCCCTCCACTAGGAAGGACGGGAGGATCAGCTGCATAGTCCCCATGGTAAGTCACGTCGATCACATAGATCACGATGTCGATGTAATCGTGACAGAGCAAGGAGTGTGCGATCTGAGGGGGAAATCTCCCAGGGAAAGGGCAAGAGAGCTCATAGAGAACTGCGCACATCCGGATTACAGGGATCAACTCCTTGAGTACTTTGAGAGGGCGATCCAAGAGGTTGGGGGTCACATGCCCCTGCTTCACAAGGAGGCCCTCTCTTGGTACATAAGGTATCTTGAGAGTGGGGACATGCGCGCGGGGTGA
- a CDS encoding gamma carbonic anhydrase family protein, translating to MREMIIPFRDKRPSIHETAFVDPGARVAGDVTLLEDSAIYFGSVVRGDDDSVVIGPETGILELCLVEAPAGHPVEIRGALISHSAVVHGAKVLEDVVIGIGARVLDGAVVEEAAVVGAGALVPPGKEIPPATLVLGIPAKVVRELSEDEIRRFRREREVVIEKAKIYKKMFSELAQGPYRSLE from the coding sequence GTGAGGGAGATGATAATCCCCTTCAGGGATAAGAGACCCTCGATCCATGAGACGGCTTTCGTCGATCCCGGCGCGCGGGTGGCTGGGGATGTGACCCTACTAGAGGATAGCGCCATCTACTTCGGCAGCGTGGTGAGGGGCGACGACGACTCCGTGGTCATCGGCCCTGAGACCGGAATACTCGAGCTCTGCCTTGTTGAAGCCCCGGCGGGTCATCCTGTGGAGATCAGAGGGGCACTGATATCCCATTCAGCAGTGGTTCACGGGGCCAAGGTGTTGGAGGATGTGGTCATTGGGATAGGCGCTAGAGTGCTGGATGGTGCTGTCGTCGAAGAGGCCGCCGTGGTGGGTGCAGGGGCCCTCGTCCCACCGGGGAAGGAGATACCTCCAGCCACCCTCGTGCTTGGCATACCGGCCAAGGTGGTGAGGGAGCTCAGTGAGGATGAAATAAGGAGGTTCAGGAGGGAGAGAGAGGTGGTCATCGAGAAGGCCAAAATCTACAAGAAAATGTTCAGCGAGTTAGCCCAAGGCCCTTATCGATCTCTCGAATAG
- the hisD gene encoding histidinol dehydrogenase, which yields MELALFGDVRDLWNEAFSKLRERISLPVEVAAQLVGEVRERGLESVLHLTEKFDRIRLAKEEVYGAPHDYRIEEFMLEPYERLYSCALSLLDGRECSVGGFKTRLEWIREGTISKLVERVGVYVPGGRHPLPSSLLMAVAPARAAGVEEFVVATPPRNSKLVEGLAARLGVDEVLRVGGIQAIASLAYGLPEVGLEPVDMIVGPGNSYVTAAKAVVSRDVRIDLLAGPSEVLILYDGSFPIEFVVMDMLAQAEHGPDSISLALVTSEELALRLKEELDKYSGDESVSSLRERGGILYGDRRSLEEFSDALAPEHLEIMGEFNVRLAGAVFEGVGVVYGDYGYTGANHILPTGGTLMERPGLSPFSFFKDFSGIYVYRQSGTLEAQALISERVAEFARLEGLEYHARSAEVRGKIYKGPDTAPSNGVT from the coding sequence ATGGAACTGGCCCTCTTCGGTGACGTAAGGGATCTCTGGAATGAAGCCTTCTCCAAGCTCCGCGAGAGAATCAGCTTACCAGTCGAGGTCGCCGCCCAACTAGTGGGTGAGGTGAGGGAGAGAGGACTGGAAAGCGTGTTACATTTGACCGAAAAATTCGATAGGATCAGATTAGCCAAGGAGGAGGTATATGGAGCCCCGCATGACTACAGAATAGAGGAATTCATGTTAGAGCCCTACGAGAGGTTATACTCCTGCGCCTTATCCCTATTGGATGGAAGGGAATGCTCCGTCGGGGGTTTCAAGACCCGACTAGAGTGGATAAGGGAGGGTACAATATCGAAGCTTGTGGAGAGGGTGGGTGTATACGTTCCCGGGGGCAGGCATCCCCTCCCCTCCTCCCTGCTTATGGCAGTAGCTCCCGCTAGGGCAGCGGGAGTTGAAGAGTTCGTCGTGGCTACGCCTCCGAGAAATTCCAAGCTAGTAGAGGGACTAGCCGCCCGGCTGGGCGTGGATGAGGTTCTGAGAGTTGGTGGGATCCAAGCAATAGCTTCTCTCGCTTATGGACTTCCTGAAGTCGGCCTAGAGCCGGTCGATATGATCGTGGGACCCGGGAACTCCTATGTGACAGCCGCCAAGGCGGTCGTTTCGAGGGATGTGAGAATAGATCTCCTAGCGGGACCGTCGGAGGTTCTCATTCTCTACGATGGTAGCTTTCCCATAGAGTTCGTGGTCATGGATATGCTCGCTCAAGCGGAGCACGGACCAGACTCCATTTCTCTAGCCCTCGTCACGTCTGAGGAATTAGCGCTCAGGCTGAAAGAGGAGCTCGATAAATATTCGGGGGATGAGAGTGTCTCTTCCCTCAGGGAGAGGGGCGGCATACTGTACGGGGACAGGAGATCCTTGGAGGAGTTCAGCGATGCTTTAGCACCCGAGCATCTGGAGATAATGGGAGAATTCAATGTAAGGCTAGCTGGAGCCGTATTCGAGGGTGTTGGAGTGGTGTACGGCGATTACGGTTACACGGGAGCCAATCACATCTTGCCCACTGGAGGTACTCTAATGGAGAGGCCTGGCCTTAGCCCGTTCTCTTTCTTCAAGGACTTCTCTGGAATATACGTTTACAGACAGAGTGGAACCCTAGAGGCCCAAGCCCTAATCTCCGAGAGGGTCGCCGAGTTCGCTAGGTTGGAGGGGTTGGAGTACCACGCTAGGTCCGCCGAGGTTAGAGGAAAAATTTATAAGGGCCCTGATACCGCCCCCAGCAACGGGGTGACATGA
- a CDS encoding spermidine/putrescine ABC transporter substrate-binding protein, with protein sequence MYDWSNNNNPFVFELFKDETGVKVIYDVFDSDDEAFAKLEAGGSGYDIVVLTDKYVRNAIERGYVRKLNKELIPNLKYLDPKFRELEYDPGNNYSVPYGFGSTAIGLNSDEVKDLRSWKQFFDPNYLQKYKKKFSMLEDPPEVVFATKLYLGKELDDWSDSTMEEVKEALIKQKPYIAGYFSTDKYLPGLENGSLLAAHAYNGDVLTIKYGDGFKNISYLIPEEGAIAWIDNLLVPKDAPNPEAAQALINYLIDPLVAAYKTISVYIAMPIPATKKLLPSELAEEPALIPPPDLMKRLYLSPVMTDKKRAKINDIWEQVLAA encoded by the coding sequence ATGTACGACTGGAGCAATAACAACAATCCCTTCGTCTTCGAGCTCTTCAAGGACGAGACTGGCGTCAAAGTAATCTACGACGTGTTCGATAGTGATGATGAAGCATTCGCCAAGCTCGAGGCTGGTGGGAGCGGCTACGACATCGTGGTGCTCACCGATAAGTACGTGAGAAATGCCATAGAGAGGGGATATGTCAGGAAGCTGAATAAGGAGCTGATCCCCAACCTTAAGTACTTGGATCCCAAGTTCAGGGAACTTGAATATGATCCCGGGAACAACTATTCGGTCCCGTACGGATTCGGTAGTACGGCCATAGGACTCAACTCCGACGAGGTAAAGGATCTGAGGAGCTGGAAGCAATTCTTCGATCCTAATTACTTACAGAAGTATAAGAAGAAGTTCTCTATGCTGGAGGATCCGCCTGAGGTCGTGTTCGCTACCAAACTGTACTTAGGAAAGGAATTAGATGACTGGAGTGATTCCACGATGGAGGAGGTGAAGGAGGCCCTCATAAAGCAGAAACCGTATATAGCAGGTTACTTCAGCACGGACAAGTACCTACCGGGCTTAGAGAACGGGTCTCTGCTGGCCGCCCACGCCTATAACGGGGACGTGCTCACTATAAAGTACGGCGACGGGTTCAAGAACATATCGTACCTGATTCCGGAGGAGGGAGCTATAGCTTGGATAGACAACCTGCTTGTCCCCAAGGATGCCCCCAATCCGGAGGCAGCCCAGGCTCTCATAAACTACCTCATAGATCCTTTAGTAGCGGCTTACAAGACCATCTCCGTCTACATAGCGATGCCCATACCAGCGACTAAAAAGCTTCTCCCCTCTGAGCTGGCCGAGGAGCCCGCCCTCATACCTCCACCTGATCTCATGAAGAGGTTGTATCTATCTCCAGTAATGACCGACAAGAAGAGAGCCAAGATCAACGATATATGGGAGCAGGTGCTCGCAGCCTAG